CAGTGCGACGGGGAAAGCTGTAGGCATGACCGACCACGAGACCGAGCCGCAGCGGTCGCCGGCACCTGCCGACGCCGAGCCGTCGCACCACACCGCCGAGCTGCCCCGCGCCGAGAGCGGGACATCGGACTCCACCCCGGCCGCCGCGTCGGTTCCGGCCGACTCCCCGGCCGCCGGAACCAACGCCCACGCCGACTCGCCGGCCAGCCCGTACGCGCCGTCGTCCGGGTCCACGGCCAGCCCGTACGCCCAGCCCACCGGGACACCGGCCAGCCCGTACGCACCGCAGCACCCGACGTCCGGCCAGCACCCCTGGTACGGGGGGCAGCAGCACGGCGGCTGGGCGCAGCAGGGCGCCGCCGGCTATCAGTCGCCGCAGCAGGCCGGAGGCACCAGCTATCCGTCGCAGCCGCACTCCGGCGGGCCCGTGCCGACCTACCAGGCGCAGCCCGGGCACCAGCAGTATCACCCGTATCAGCAGCATCAGCACCAGGCCGGGCAGCCGGTCCCGCCGTGGGGTCAGCCGCAGCAGCCGGCGCGGCCGAGCCGGGCCGGCAAGTTTGTCGGCGCGGGCGTGCTGGCGCTGGCGCTGATGCTCGGTTCCGGCGTGGCCGGGGGCGCGCTCGCGCTCGCCCTCGACGGGGGCGGCGGCGTCACCCGCACCTACTCGGCCGCCCCGGTGATCAACAGCGCCGACCTGCCCAAGATCGCGGCGTCCGTCCAGGACAGCATCGTGACGATCATGACGGACAGCGGTGAGGGCTCCGGGGTGATCCTCAGCGCCGACGGGTACGTGCTCACCAACAACCACGTGGTCGCCTCCGCCAGCGGCGACACGGTGAAGGTGGTCTTCGCCGACGGCAAGAACGCCCCCGCGAAGATCGTCGGCACCGACCCGAAGACCGACCTCGCCGTGGTCCAGGCCAGCGGCGTGAGCGGCCTGAAGGCGGCGAAGTTCGGCGACAGCGACGGCATGCAGGTCGGCGACCAGGTGCTCGCGCTCGGTAGCCCGCTCGGACTCCAGGGTTCGGTGACCGCCGGCATCCTCAGCGCCCGCGACCGCACCATCTCCGCCGGTGAGGGCGGCCAGCAGCAGGCCCCGCAGCAGGGCGTCAGCTCGATCTCGGGCCTGTTGCAGACCGACGCCCCGATCAACCCGGGCAACTCCGGCGGCGCGCTCGTCAACACCCGGGGCGAGGTGATCGGCATCAACACCGCGATCGCCACCGCCGGGCAGGGCAGCAACGGCAACATCGGGGTCGGCTTCGCCATCCCGAGCAACAAGGCCAAGGACGTGGCGGAGAAGCTCCAGCGCGGCGAGAAGATCAGCCACCCGTCGCTCGGGGTCAGCGTGAACGCCGCCGAGGACGGCGGCGCGCTCGTCGCCGCGGTCACCCCGGGCAGCGCCGCCGAGAAGGCCGGGCTCCAGCGGGGCGACGTGATCACCAAGTTCGGTGACAAGGTGATCAACGACTCCAACGATCTGGTCGGCGCCGTGCAGGCCGGCAAGGTCGGCGACCGGGTCGAGATCCAGTTCAAGCGAAACGGATCCGACGAGACGGCAACCGTGACGCTCGCCGAGACGTCATAGTTCCCGAAGACCTGCCTCCCTCGCGGGCGGCGGGCGACAGAGCCAAGGGGGTTGGCTCCGTCGCCCGCCGCCCCTCTTCGTCCCTCACCCGGTGCGGGTGACCCCGCCTCACCCGCCGTTTACCCGGTGCCGGCTCGGGAACCCGTCGCCCGCCGGGGACCAACGGGGAGGGGCGCGTAACCGTGAACCAGCCGCTGTCGGAGCGCACGCGAGCCGGGCCCCTCCGGATCGCGATGGTGGTGCCGCCGTGGCTGTCGGTGCCGCCGCCCGGCTACGGCGGGCTGGAGCACGTGGTGGCCGGCCTGGTCGACGCCCTGGTCGAGCGCGGCCACGCGGTGACGCTGTTCGGCGCCGGCACGGAGCACGGAACCGCCGCCGAGTTCGTCTCCACCCACCCCGAGTTGCAGTACGACCGGATGGGCGAGTCGTTGCCCGAGTTGGCCCACCTGGCGCAGGTCGACCGCCTGGTGGACCCGGCCGACTTCGACCTCGTGCACGACCACACCACGATCGGTCCGATGGTGGCGGGTCGCCGCCGCGTCCCCACGGTGGCCACCGTGCACGGCAACCCCGTCGGCGAGTACGGCACGGTGCTCGGCAACACCGACCGCGGGGTGGGCCTGATCGCGATCTCGCACGCCCAGCGCCGAGCGAACCCCGGACTGCCCTGGGTCGGCACGGTGCACCACGCGATGCCGGTGCGGGACTTCCCGCACAAGCGGACGCCGGGGGCCGGGCCGGTGCTCTGGCTCGCCCGGTTCAGCCCGGACAAGGGCCCCGACGTGGCGATCCGGGCCTGCCGGGCGGCCGGGCTGCCGCTCACCCTGGCCGGCAAGTGCCACGAGCCGGCCGAGCGCCGCTATCTGGAGCAGGTGGTGGAGCCGCTGCTGGGCGACGACGTCGACCTGGTGGTGAACGCGGGCCGCGAGACGGTGCTGCGACTGCTGCTCGACGCCAGGTGCCTGATCATGCCGGTCCAGTGGGCGGAGCCGTTCGGCATGGTGATGGTGGAGGCCATGGCGACCGGCACCCCGGTGGTGGCGCTGCGCCGGGGCGCGGTGCCGGAGCTGGTCCGCCCCGGGGTCACCGGGCTGGTCTGCGACCGCGCCGAGGAGTTGCCGGCGGCGTTGCGCGCGGCGGCCGACCTGGACCCGGCCGACTCTGTCGCGCACGTCGCGGAGAGCTTCTCGGTGGAGCGGATGGCCGCCGGCCACGAGGCGGTGTACCGGGGCTTCCTGGCCGGGCGGGCGACGGCGGAGGGACCCCGGGCGGTCGCCCGGCTCGTGGCCGGGTGACCGGTCAGGTGCGTTCGGCCACGAGCGACGCCGCGGCGGCGTCGAGTTGCCGCGCGTACCCGGGGCTGATGCTGCCCTCGCGCCGACGCTCGGCGATCTTGCCGCGGAGCCGTTCCACCGCGGCCGTCACCTCGCCCTCGTCGCTCGCGGCCACCGCGTTACGCAGCAGGTTGCGCAGGTCCACCCCGACGTCGCTGCGGATCTCACCGTCGGTCAGCCCGGCCTCGATCAGCCCGTCCACCCGCTCGGCCGGGTCGACCGGGTCGCCGGCCGGCGCGGTCGGGCCGCCGGTGGTGGGCCGGTCGGTCGGCGCGGGCGGCGGCGCGGGGGTGGGCGTCTCGGGTTCGGGCGACGCGGTGGTGGGGGTCTCCGCCGGCCCGGCGGTCGGCAGTACCCGCGGGACCACCTGCCGGTCCGGGGTCAGCACCGGTGCCAGCAACACGGCGGCGGCGACAAGCACCACGCCGGCGCCGGCCAGCGCGAGAACCCGCCGGCGGCCCGGCGCGCCCCCCTCCGGCGGCGGTGATCCGGACGGCGGCGGCGGGCCGGACGGCGGCGATGATCCGGCCACCGGCAGCGGCGGGCCGGACGGCAGCGGCGATGATCCGGCCGGCGGCGGGCCGGCCGGCGGCGACGGCGAGGTCGAAGCCGCCCGGGGCGGCAGCGCGGGCAGCGTCACGGTCGGCGACAGCATGGTGGCGGCCTGCGGATCGGCGGGCAGCAACTGGTCGCGGAGCACGGCCGCCACCCGGTGCGCGGTGGGCCGGCGCCGCGGGTCGCGGGCCAGGCAGCGCAGGCAGATCTCCGCGACCGGCCGGGGCAGCCCCGGTACGCCGTCCAGCGTGGGCGGCGCGCTCTCCGCGAGCGCGGCGCTGAGCTGCTCCCAGGTGTCCGCCGGGTACGGCGGCTGGCCGGTGAGCGTCTCGAAGAGCAGCACGCCCAACGAGTAGACGTCGGTGGCCGGCTGGGCCGGCGCCCCGTCGAGGCGTTCCGGCGCCACGTACGCCGGAGTGCCGAACGTGCCGCCGTCCTCGTCCTCGTCCGGCGCTCCGACCCGGGTGGCGATGCCGAAGTCGAGCACCTTCGCCCCGACCCCGGTCATCATCACGTTGGCCGGGGTGACGTCCCGGTGCACGATGCCGAGCCGGTGCGCCGCGGCCAGCGCCTCGGCCACCTGGGCGCCCGTCTCCACCGCGGCCGGCCAGGGCAGCGGGCCCTCGGTCAGCCGGTGCTCCAGTTCCTCGCCGCTGAGCAGCTCCATCACCACGAACGAGGTGATGGAGCCGTCGGGCGCCACCGTCTCGCCGTAGTCGTGCACGGCCGTGACGTGCGGGTGGTCGAGCTGGGCGGCCGAGCGTGCCTCCTCGCGCACCATGTCGCGGAACCGGGCGTCGGCGGCGAGCGAGGGGGCCAGGACCTTCACCGCCACCACCCGGTCGAGCACCTCGTCGCGGGCCCGCCAGATCACCGACATGCCGCCGGCACCGATCCGGTCGATGAGCCGGTAACGCCGGGCCAGCAGGCGGCCGGCCTGGAGTGTCGCCATCACCTCGCACCTGCCTGGGCTCGGGAGCGCTATCAGGTTGCGGGAATGTGTCCGGGCTGTCAACGGGCGTCCGACTGCCGTCACACCCCGCGTGCCCGCAATGGCGAGGCGTGATCGACGGGACCGACGTCGCCAGCGCGGGCGGGCCGTCCGGCCACATGCCAGGATGAGCGGCATGGCAGGCGGTCCGGTGGCGTTCGTGCTCGGCGGCGGGGGCGTGCTGGGCGCGGTCGAGGTGGGCATGCTGCGTGCGTTGTTCCGCGCCCGGATCCGGCCCGACCTGGTGCTCGGCACGTCGATCGGCGCGGTCAACGGCGTCCTGGTGGCCGCCGACCCGACCGAGGCGGTCACCGATCGGCTGGTCCGGCTCTGGGCCTCCCCGGAGGCCGGTGAGGTGTACGGCGACTCGGTCGCCCGGCAGCTGCGCCGCTTCGCCGCGCGTACCCACCTGCACTCGCCGCGCCCGCTGCGCCGGCTGTTGGAGAGCGAGTTGGGCGAGGCGACCACGTTCGCGGACCTGGCGGTGCCGTTCCGCTGCTGCGCCGCCAACATCGAGCGCGCGGCCGAACACTGGTTCTCCACCGGGCCGGTGGTGCCGGCGGTGCTCGCGTCCGCCTCGGTGCCGGGCCTGCTGCCGCCGGCCCAGATCGGCGGGCAGCACTACATCGACGGCGGCGTGGTCAACTCGATCCCGGTCGGCGAGGCGGTGGCGGCCGGGGCGAGGCAGATCTTCGTCCTCCAGGTGGGCCGGATCGAACGCGAGTTGAGCCCGCCCCGCCGCCCCTGGGAGGTCGCCCAGGTCGCATTCGAGGTCGCCCGCCGGCACCGGTTCGCCCGGGAGATGGCGGCCCTGCCCGAGGGCATCGAGGTGCACGTGCTGCCGACCGGCGGGTTGGAGCCGCGCGACGACAGCCCGTGGGCGTACCGGGACATGGCGGCGGTGGGTCGACGGATCAGCCGGGCGTACACCGCCTCCCGCCGCTACCTGGACACCGCGCTGGAGCGTTGATGTCACTGCCACCCCGCTGGATCCGTCGGCTGCTGCTCGCGCCCGGCGTCGTGCTCCTCGCCGTCGCCGTGGTGACCACGCTGCCCGGCTGGGCGCTGCTGGCGCTGGCCGTGTCGCCGCTGGTGCCGGGGCGGCTGCGTCCGCTGCGGCTGCTCTGGATCGGCGCCGTCTACCTGGTCTGGGACGCCGCGGCGCTGCTCGCCCTCTTCCTGCTCTGGCTGGCCTCCGGCTTCGGCCGGCACAAACGGTCCCCGGCCTTCCAACGGGCGCACTACGTGGTCGCCGGCCGCTTCCTGCGGGTGCTGTTCTGGCAGGCCCGGTGGACGCTGCGGTTGAGCATCGACGTGGTCGGCACCGACCCGGACACCGCGCTGCCCGGCCGCCCGGAGTTGGTGCTCTGCCGGCACGCCGGCCCGGGCGACTCGTTCATCCTGATCCACGCGCTGGTGAACTGGTTCCACCGCGAGCCCCGGATCGTGCTCAAGGAGAGCCTCCAGTGGGACCCGGCCATCGACGTGCTGCTCAACCGGCTGCCCAACCGGTTCATCGCGCCCGGCCCGGACGGTCGGGACTCGGCGGTGCGGCAGATCGGGCACCTGGCCGCCGGCCTCGACGACGACGACGCCTTCGTGATCTTCCCGGAGGGCGGCAACTTCACCCCGTCCCGCCGGCTGCGCGCGATCGCCCGGCTGCGCCGGCTCGGCCTGGAGCGGATGGCGCTGCGCGCCGAACGGATGCAGCACGTGCTCGCGCCCCAACCGGGCGGGCTGCTCGCCGCGCTCGACGCCGCGCCGGAGGCCGGGGTGATCTTCGTGGCGCACACCGGCCTGGACCAGATGCTCACCGTCGCGGACGTGTGGCGCGAACTGCCGATGGACAAGCGGATCGTGATGCGCTTCTGGTCCGTCCCGCCCGAGGAGATCCCCGCCGGGGAGCAGGAACGCATCGACTGGCTGTTCGACTGGTGGGCCCGGATCGACAGGTGGGTCGCGGCGAACCGGGACGGCGCGACCGACGCCTGAGCGGCTTTACCCACCGCTTCCGGCGGAGCGGCCCGGCCGCCGCGTAGGGTGCGCTGGTGGAGCAGATCTGCGTGGTGACGACGGTGGTGGACGCCCGCCGGGTGGCGGACGTATTGGCGGCCACGGCCGTCGCCGGCCGCCTGGCGGCGTGTGCCCAGGTCGGCGGGCCGGTGGACAGCACCTACTGGTGGCAGTCGGCGATCCAGACCACCGCCGAGTGGTGGGTGCGGTTCAAGACCACGCCGGACCGGGTCGACGCGCTCGTCGACCAGCTCCGCGCCAGTCATCCGTACGAGGTGCCGGAGATTCTGGTGAGCCGGGAGGACAGCGGCAACCCCGACTACACGGCGTGGATGCGCGAGCACACCCGACCCTAGGTACGCCTACTCTGTCCGCCCGCCCGGCCGTCGGTGAAGCTGGCGGGGTGGAGAACACCGGCTACCCCTGTCCCGGTTGTGGCGCCCCGGCCGACCTCGTCGCCGGCTGCCGCACCTGCGGCCGCCCGCCCTATCCGCCCGCGGCCGAGGTGGTCCGACTGGACCGGGAGATCGTCGCGCTGACGCCGCGGGTGGACGCGGCCCGCCTCGCGTACCAGGAGCTGTCGGGTCACCTGTCCACGGCCCGGCAGCGGCGGGCGGCGCTTGCCGCCCGGATCCGCCTGGAGATCCCCGCGCCGCGCCGGGCGGCCACTGCCGTACCGCCGCCGCAGGTGCCGCAGGTGCCGCGGGTGCCGCCGCAGGTGCCGGCCGCCGTCCCGGTCCGGCCCGGCGGCGCGGAGACCTCCACCCGCGCGGTGCAGGGCCTGCTCTTCGTCCTCGGTGGACTGCTGCTCGGCACCGCCGCGGTGGTCTTCACCGCGGTCGCCTGGGCCGCGTTCGGTGTGGCCGGCCGGGCGCTGATCCTGCTTGCCGTCACCGCGCTGGCCCTCGCCGCGCCGCTGCTGGCCCGGGCGCGCGGCCTGCGCGGCACCGCCGAGACGATCGCCGCGGTCGGGCTGCTCCTGGTGCTCCTCGACGGGTACGCGGCCTGGTCGGTGAACCTGTTCGGGGTGGCCGGCTGGCCGGGCAGCAGCTACGCCGCGCTGGTCGGGGCGACGAGCGCCGCCGTGGCGGCCGGGTACGGGCGGCTGGGCCGACTCACCGCGCCGTGGTTCGCGGCGTGGCTTGTCGCGCAGCCGGTGCTGCCGCTGGCGGTGGCGGCGTCGAGGCCGTCGGCGGCCGGCTGGGCGCTGGTCCTGACCACCCTGGCGTTGGGCGACCTCGCGGTGGTGGTGGCCCTGCGCCGGCGGATCGCCGGTGGCGCGCCGCGCTCCGGCGACGTGGCCGCGGTCGTCCCGGCGGCGACTGGCTCGCCGGCGACGGCCGGTCCGGCGGTACGGGCCGGGGTGGTGCTCGGTTGGCTCGGGCACGGCGGGGCGCTGGTCCTGGCGGCCGGCTGCGCGCTGGTGCCGCTGGCCGTCGGCCGGGCGGCCGGCGCCGCGATGCTGGCCGGCGGTCCGTTGCTTGTGGTGGCGCTCGCCCTGGTCGCGGGCGCGTTCACGGCGGGCGGCCCGGTGCTGCGCGCGGTGGCCACCGGGCTGCTGGTGCCGGTGCTCGCCGTCGCGCTGCTGCGACCGGTCGCCGCCGTCCGCCCGGGTCTGCTGCTGCTCGCGGCCGGGTTGGTGGTGGTGGCGCTGGCCGGGGCGGTGCGCGTGCTGCCGACGCCGGTCCGGACCGGCCCCCGGGCGGGCGCCCTGGCGGTGGCCGCCGGCCTCGGCCCGGTCGCCGTGGTGCTGACCGGTGTGGTCGGCGCGGCCACCGTGGCCGCCTCGTTCCCGGCCTGGCAGGGCGGCCGGGACTGGGCGGTCCCGTCCTGGGGCTGGCAACTGTCGCCGACGCTGCTGCTCGTCGCCGGTGCGGTGGCGGTGCTGGCGCCCCGGGCCGCCCGGCCGGTGGCCGGGGTGGTGGCCGCCGGGCTGGCCGTCCTCGCCGCGCCGGCGGTGGCGACCGTGCCCTGGCCGGCGGTGCTGGTCGTCGACCTCGCGGTGGCCGCCGCGCTGCTGCTGGGCGTCGCGGTCCGGCCGCGCCGGGGGCGGGTCACCGTGCCGGTGGCCGCGTCGACCGCCGCGCTGCTGGTCGGGCACGCGCTGCTGGTCGGTTGCGCCGACCCGACCGGGGCCGGCGCGGTGCTCGCGGTGACGGTCGCGCTCGGCGGAACGGTGGCCGCGCTGGGCCGGCGCGGGTCGGGGGCGCAGCCGGTCGTCGCCGGGGTCGCGCTGGCCGTGGCGCTGCTCGCCGTACCGGCGGTGTTCGTCGTCGCGCTGCTCGGCCTGGGCGCGCCGGCGTGGTGGCAGCTCCGGGGCGGGACCGCCGCCGTCGTGCTGCCGGTGGCCGCCGTCGTCGCGGTCCGCCGCCGGTGGCCCGACCTGAGCGGGTACGCCTCGACGGGGCTCGCGGTGGCGCTCGCCGCGATCGGACTCGGGCCGCTGGTCGTGGCGGGCCGGGAACCGGTGGGGCTCTACGCCGTGGCGGGGGTGTGGTTGGCGCTGGCCGCCGGTGGCGGGGCCCGGCCGGCGGTGGCTGTTCGTGCGGTGGCCGTTCGTGCGGTGGCTGTTCGTGCGGTGGGTGGCGCGCTGGCCGGGGTGGCGCTGCTGGCCGCCGCCCCGGCCGCGCTTGCGGTGCTGGGGAGCCTGCCGGTCCGACCCTGGACCGGGCCGCCCGCCGGCACGGCGGTTGCTGCGGAGACGGCCCGGGCCGGTCTGGTGCTGCTGCTCCTGGGGGCCGCCGCGGCGGCGTACACCCGGTTGGCGGCCGGGGTCCCGGCGGGCCGCGCCCAGGTCGGTGCCGGTGCGGGTATGGGGGTCGGGGCGGACGGTGCCCGGGTCGGGGGCGGGGTCGGTGCGGACGATGCCCGGGTCGGGGTGGATCGCACGCGGGTGACCGGCGCTGCGGGGTCCGGCCGCCGGTGGCTGCCGGCGCTGGCCGGGCTGCCGTTCGGCGCGGTGGCCCTGCCGGTGCTGCTCGCGGCGGCCGGCGCGCCCTGGCCGGCGGTGCCGGCGGTGGTGTTCGCGGCCGGGTTGGCCGCGGTGCTGACGGCCGCGGTGACCGGGGCCCGCCCGGTGGTCCCGGCGGTGCTGCTGCCGCTGGGGGCGGTGCTCGGCGGGTTCGGGTTCGCCGGGCTGCTCGCCACCCGCGCCGGAACACTTGCCGCGTTGGGGGCGCTCGTGGTGTCCGGCATCGTGGTGGGGGTGACCGGCCGTCCGGCCGCCGTCCGGCTCACCGGCTGGCTGGGCGCCGTGGTCGCGGCCACCGGCTTCGCGGTCACCGCGCCGCTGGCCGCCGGGCTGCCGCTGCGTACCGCCGGGTTCGCGGTCCTGGCCGTCGCGGCCGTGACCCTGCACGGGGCGCCGGCGTTGCGGACCACCCCCCGGCTCGTCGATCTTGGACTTGTGGTCGTTCGCAGAACTCGCTATCCCGACATCGCAGGCGCCACAACTCCAAGATCGACGGAGCGGTCGGGGGAGCGGTCGGCGGGGTGGGTGCTCGGGGCGGCGGGGGTGGAGGCGGCGGCGCACGGGGTCGCGCTGTTGGCGCTGCTGCTCGCCGGTGGGGCGCTGCGGTACGCGGCGGCGGTCTGCGTGCTGTGGGGCGCGGTGGTGGCGGTGCGGGTGCTGCGACGGGGGGAGACGCCGGCCGGGCGTCGCCGGCTCGCGGCGGTCGCGGCCGGCAGCGAGCTGCTCGGCGGTTGGCTGCTGCTGGCCGCCGGTGGGGTGGCGGTGCTGGAGGCGTACACGGTGCCGCTGGCCGTGCTGGCCCTCGGCGCCGGTCTGGTGGCGCTGCGGCACCGGCCCGGGCTGACCAGTTGGCTGGCGCTCGGGCCGGGGCTCGGCGCGGCGCTGCTGCCGAGCCTCGTCTCGGTGCTGGCCGCGCCGGACCCGCAACCGCTGCGCCGGCTGGCGCTCGGCGTGGCGGCGCTCGGCGCGGTGCTCGGCGGGGCGGTCCGGCGCTGGCAGGCGCCGGTCGTGCTGGGCGCGGCGACGCTCGTGCCACTGGCCTTGCACGAGTTGGCCCGCGGGTGGGACCTGCTGCCCCGGTGGATCTTCCTCGGGCTCGGCGGGCTGCTGCTGATCGGCCTGGCGG
The genomic region above belongs to Micromonospora sp. WMMD1128 and contains:
- a CDS encoding trypsin-like peptidase domain-containing protein — translated: MTDHETEPQRSPAPADAEPSHHTAELPRAESGTSDSTPAAASVPADSPAAGTNAHADSPASPYAPSSGSTASPYAQPTGTPASPYAPQHPTSGQHPWYGGQQHGGWAQQGAAGYQSPQQAGGTSYPSQPHSGGPVPTYQAQPGHQQYHPYQQHQHQAGQPVPPWGQPQQPARPSRAGKFVGAGVLALALMLGSGVAGGALALALDGGGGVTRTYSAAPVINSADLPKIAASVQDSIVTIMTDSGEGSGVILSADGYVLTNNHVVASASGDTVKVVFADGKNAPAKIVGTDPKTDLAVVQASGVSGLKAAKFGDSDGMQVGDQVLALGSPLGLQGSVTAGILSARDRTISAGEGGQQQAPQQGVSSISGLLQTDAPINPGNSGGALVNTRGEVIGINTAIATAGQGSNGNIGVGFAIPSNKAKDVAEKLQRGEKISHPSLGVSVNAAEDGGALVAAVTPGSAAEKAGLQRGDVITKFGDKVINDSNDLVGAVQAGKVGDRVEIQFKRNGSDETATVTLAETS
- a CDS encoding glycosyltransferase family 4 protein produces the protein MVVPPWLSVPPPGYGGLEHVVAGLVDALVERGHAVTLFGAGTEHGTAAEFVSTHPELQYDRMGESLPELAHLAQVDRLVDPADFDLVHDHTTIGPMVAGRRRVPTVATVHGNPVGEYGTVLGNTDRGVGLIAISHAQRRANPGLPWVGTVHHAMPVRDFPHKRTPGAGPVLWLARFSPDKGPDVAIRACRAAGLPLTLAGKCHEPAERRYLEQVVEPLLGDDVDLVVNAGRETVLRLLLDARCLIMPVQWAEPFGMVMVEAMATGTPVVALRRGAVPELVRPGVTGLVCDRAEELPAALRAAADLDPADSVAHVAESFSVERMAAGHEAVYRGFLAGRATAEGPRAVARLVAG
- a CDS encoding serine/threonine-protein kinase — protein: MATLQAGRLLARRYRLIDRIGAGGMSVIWRARDEVLDRVVAVKVLAPSLAADARFRDMVREEARSAAQLDHPHVTAVHDYGETVAPDGSITSFVVMELLSGEELEHRLTEGPLPWPAAVETGAQVAEALAAAHRLGIVHRDVTPANVMMTGVGAKVLDFGIATRVGAPDEDEDGGTFGTPAYVAPERLDGAPAQPATDVYSLGVLLFETLTGQPPYPADTWEQLSAALAESAPPTLDGVPGLPRPVAEICLRCLARDPRRRPTAHRVAAVLRDQLLPADPQAATMLSPTVTLPALPPRAASTSPSPPAGPPPAGSSPLPSGPPLPVAGSSPPSGPPPPSGSPPPEGGAPGRRRVLALAGAGVVLVAAAVLLAPVLTPDRQVVPRVLPTAGPAETPTTASPEPETPTPAPPPAPTDRPTTGGPTAPAGDPVDPAERVDGLIEAGLTDGEIRSDVGVDLRNLLRNAVAASDEGEVTAAVERLRGKIAERRREGSISPGYARQLDAAAASLVAERT
- a CDS encoding patatin-like phospholipase family protein yields the protein MAGGPVAFVLGGGGVLGAVEVGMLRALFRARIRPDLVLGTSIGAVNGVLVAADPTEAVTDRLVRLWASPEAGEVYGDSVARQLRRFAARTHLHSPRPLRRLLESELGEATTFADLAVPFRCCAANIERAAEHWFSTGPVVPAVLASASVPGLLPPAQIGGQHYIDGGVVNSIPVGEAVAAGARQIFVLQVGRIERELSPPRRPWEVAQVAFEVARRHRFAREMAALPEGIEVHVLPTGGLEPRDDSPWAYRDMAAVGRRISRAYTASRRYLDTALER
- a CDS encoding 1-acyl-sn-glycerol-3-phosphate acyltransferase; translation: MSLPPRWIRRLLLAPGVVLLAVAVVTTLPGWALLALAVSPLVPGRLRPLRLLWIGAVYLVWDAAALLALFLLWLASGFGRHKRSPAFQRAHYVVAGRFLRVLFWQARWTLRLSIDVVGTDPDTALPGRPELVLCRHAGPGDSFILIHALVNWFHREPRIVLKESLQWDPAIDVLLNRLPNRFIAPGPDGRDSAVRQIGHLAAGLDDDDAFVIFPEGGNFTPSRRLRAIARLRRLGLERMALRAERMQHVLAPQPGGLLAALDAAPEAGVIFVAHTGLDQMLTVADVWRELPMDKRIVMRFWSVPPEEIPAGEQERIDWLFDWWARIDRWVAANRDGATDA
- the cutA gene encoding divalent-cation tolerance protein CutA; its protein translation is MEQICVVTTVVDARRVADVLAATAVAGRLAACAQVGGPVDSTYWWQSAIQTTAEWWVRFKTTPDRVDALVDQLRASHPYEVPEILVSREDSGNPDYTAWMREHTRP